The following are encoded in a window of Capricornis sumatraensis isolate serow.1 chromosome 7, serow.2, whole genome shotgun sequence genomic DNA:
- the FGFR3 gene encoding fibroblast growth factor receptor 3 isoform X2, which yields MGAPARALAFCVAVAVMTGAVLGSPGLEPRVARRAAEAPGPEPSPQERAFGSGDTVELSCRSPAGVPTEPTIWVKDGVGLAPSDRILVGPQRLQVLNASHEDAGAYSCRQRLSQRLLCLFSVRVTDAPSSGDDEDGDDEAEDTAGAPYWTRPERMDKKLLAVPAANTVRFRCPAAGNPTPSITWLKNGKEFRGEHRIGGIKLRHQQWSLVMESVVPSDRGNYTCVVENKFGRIQQTYTLDVLERSPHRPILQAGLPANQTAVLGSDVEFHCKVYSDAQPHIQWLKHVEVNGSKVGPDGTPYVTVLKTAGANTTDKELEVLSLRNVTFEDAGEYTCLAGNSIGFSHHSAWLVVLPAEEELVEAGEAGGVFAGVLSYGLGFLLFILAVAAVTLYRLRSPPKKGLGSPAVHKVSRFPLKRQVSLESSSSMSSNTPLVRIARLSSGEGPTLANVSELELPADPKWELSRARLTLGKPLGEGCFGQVVMAEAIGIDKDRAAKPVTVAVKMLKDDATDKDLSDLVSEMEMMKMIGKHKNIINLLGACTQGGPLYVLVEYAAKGNLREYLRARRPPGTDYSFDTCRLPEEQLTFKDLVSCAYQVARGMEYLASQKCIHRDLAARNVLVTEDNVMKIADFGLARDVHNLDYYKKTTNGRLPVKWMAPEALFDRVYTHQSDVWSFGVLLWEIFTLGGSPYPGIPVEELFKLLKEGHRMDKPANCTHDLYMIMRECWHAAPSQRPTFKQLVEDLDRALTVTSTDEYLDLSVPFEQYSPGGQDTPSSGSSGDDSVFAHDLLPPAPPGSGGSRT from the exons aTGGGCGCCCCGGCTCGCGCCCTCGCGTTTTGCGTGGCAGTGGCGGTCATGACCGGCGCCGTCCTCGGGTCCCCGGGCCTGGAGCCCCGCGTTGCACGGAGAGCGGCAG AGGCCCCAGGCCCCGAGCCCAGCCCACAGGAGCGGGCCTTTGGCAGCGGGGACACCGTGGAGCTGAGCTGCCGCTCGCCGGCGGGGGTGCCCACGGAACCCACCATCTGGGTGAAGGACGGCGTGGGCCTGGCGCCCTCGGACCGCATCCTGGTGGGGCCACAGCGGCTACAGGTGCTCAACGCCTCCCACGAGGACGCCGGGGCCTACAGCTGCCGCCAGCGCCTTTCCCAGCGGCTGCTGTGCCTCTTCAGCGTGCGCGTGACAG ACGCTCCGTCCTCGGGGGATGACGAAGATGGGGACGACGAGGCTGAGGACACAG CAGGGGCCCCTTACTGGACGCGGCCCGAGCGGATGGACAAGAAGCTGCTAGCGGTGCCGGCCGCCAACACGGTTCGCTTCCGCTGCCCGGCTGCCGGCAACCCCACGCCATCCATCACCTGGCTGAAGAACGGCAAGGAGTTCCGGGGCGAGCACCGCATCGGAGGAATCAAG CTGCGGCACCAGCAGTGGAGCCTGGTCATGGAGAGCGTGGTGCCCTCGGACCGCGGCAACTACACGTGCGTCGTGGAGAACAAGTTTGGCAGAATCCAGCAGACCTACACCCTGGACGTGCTGG AGCGCTCTCCGCACCGGCCCATCCTCCAGGCGGGGCTGCCCGCCAACCAGACCGCCGTGCTGGGCAGCGACGTGGAGTTCCACTGCAAGGTGTACAGCGATGCCCAGCCCCACATACAATGGCTCAAGCACGTGGAGGTGAACGGCAGCAAGGTGGGGCCCGACGGCACGCCCTACGTCACCGTGCTCAAG ACGGCGGGCGCTAACACCACCGACAAGGAGCTAGAGGTTCTCTCCTTGCGCAATGTCACCTTTGAGGACGCGGGGGAGTACACGTGTCTGGCGGGCAATTCTATCGGGTTTTCCCATCACTCTGCGTGGCTGGTGGTGCTGCCAG CCGAGGAGGAGCTGGTGGAAGCCGGTGAGGCTGGCGGTGTGTTCGCGGGCGTCCTCAGCTACGGgctgggcttcctcctcttcatccTGGCTGTGGCCGCCGTTACGCTCTACCGCCTTCGGAGTCCCCCCAAGAAGGGCCTGGGCTCGCCCGCGGTGCACAAGGTCTCCCGCTTCCCGCTCAAGCGACAG GTGTCCTTGGAGTCCAGCTCATCCATGAGCTCCAACACACCACTGGTGCGCATCGCCCGGCTGTCCTCGGGCGAGGGCCCCACCCTGGCCAACGTCTCTGAGCTCGAGCTGCCCGCCGACCCCAAGTGGGAGCTGTCCCGGGCTCG GCTGACCCTGGGCAAGCCTCTCGGGGAGGGCTGCTTCGGCCAGGTGGTCATGGCAGAGGCCATTGGCATCGACAAGGACCGAGCTGCCAAGCCCGTCACGGTGGCCGTGAAGATGCTGAAAG ATGACGCCACGGATAAGGACTTGTCGGACCTGGTGTCCGAGATGGAGATGATGAAGATGATCGGAAAACATAAGAACATTATCAACTTGCTAGGCGCCTGCACGCAGGGCG GGCCCCTGTACGTGCTGGTGGAGTACGCGGCCAAGGGCAACCTACGGGAATACCTGCGGGCGCGGCGGCCCCCAGGCACTGACTACTCCTTCGACACCTGCCGGCTGCCCGAGGAGCAGCTCACCTTCAAAGACCTGGTGTCCTGCGCCTACCAGGTGGCGCGGGGCATGGAGTACCTGGCCTCGCAGAAG TGCATCCACAGGGACCTGGCGGCCCGCAACGTGCTGGTGACCGAGGACAACGTGATGAAAATCGCCGACTTCGGCCTGGCCCGCGACGTGCACAACCTCGACTACTACAAGAAGACAACGAAC ggCCGCCTGCCCGTGAAGTGGATGGCACCCGAGGCCTTGTTTGACCGCGTCTACACCCACCAAAGTGATGT GTGGTCCTTCGGGGTCCTGCTCTGGGAAATCTTCACGCTGGGGGGCTCGCCGTACCCTGGCATCCCCGTGGAGGAGCTCTTCAAGCTGCTGAAGGAAGGCCACCGCATGGACAAGCCGGCCAACTGCACGCATGACCT GTACATGATCATGCGTGAGTGCTGGCACGCGGCGCCCTCGCAGAGGCCCACCTTCAAGCAGCTGGTGGAGGACCTGGACCGCGCGCTCACTGTGACTTCCACCGAC GAGTACCTGGACCTGTCTGTGCCCTTCGAGCAGTACTCGCCGGGCGGCCAGGACACCCCCAGCTCCGGCTCCTCGGGGGACGACTCCGTGTTCGCTCACGACCTGCTGCCCCCGGCCCCACCCGGTAGCGGAGGCTCGCGGACGTGA
- the FGFR3 gene encoding fibroblast growth factor receptor 3 isoform X6, with protein MGAPARALAFCVAVAVMTGAVLGSPGLEPRVARRAAEAPGPEPSPQERAFGSGDTVELSCRSPAGVPTEPTIWVKDGVGLAPSDRILVGPQRLQVLNASHEDAGAYSCRQRLSQRLLCLFSVRVTDAPSSGDDEDGDDEAEDTGVGSGAPYWTRPERMDKKLLAVPAANTVRFRCPAAGNPTPSITWLKNGKEFRGEHRIGGIKLRHQQWSLVMESVVPSDRGNYTCVVENKFGRIQQTYTLDVLERSPHRPILQAGLPANQTAVLGSDVEFHCKVYSDAQPHIQWLKHVEVNGSKVGPDGTPYVTVLKVSLESSSSMSSNTPLVRIARLSSGEGPTLANVSELELPADPKWELSRARLTLGKPLGEGCFGQVVMAEAIGIDKDRAAKPVTVAVKMLKDDATDKDLSDLVSEMEMMKMIGKHKNIINLLGACTQGGPLYVLVEYAAKGNLREYLRARRPPGTDYSFDTCRLPEEQLTFKDLVSCAYQVARGMEYLASQKCIHRDLAARNVLVTEDNVMKIADFGLARDVHNLDYYKKTTNGRLPVKWMAPEALFDRVYTHQSDVWSFGVLLWEIFTLGGSPYPGIPVEELFKLLKEGHRMDKPANCTHDLYMIMRECWHAAPSQRPTFKQLVEDLDRALTVTSTDEYLDLSVPFEQYSPGGQDTPSSGSSGDDSVFAHDLLPPAPPGSGGSRT; from the exons aTGGGCGCCCCGGCTCGCGCCCTCGCGTTTTGCGTGGCAGTGGCGGTCATGACCGGCGCCGTCCTCGGGTCCCCGGGCCTGGAGCCCCGCGTTGCACGGAGAGCGGCAG AGGCCCCAGGCCCCGAGCCCAGCCCACAGGAGCGGGCCTTTGGCAGCGGGGACACCGTGGAGCTGAGCTGCCGCTCGCCGGCGGGGGTGCCCACGGAACCCACCATCTGGGTGAAGGACGGCGTGGGCCTGGCGCCCTCGGACCGCATCCTGGTGGGGCCACAGCGGCTACAGGTGCTCAACGCCTCCCACGAGGACGCCGGGGCCTACAGCTGCCGCCAGCGCCTTTCCCAGCGGCTGCTGTGCCTCTTCAGCGTGCGCGTGACAG ACGCTCCGTCCTCGGGGGATGACGAAGATGGGGACGACGAGGCTGAGGACACAG gggtggggt CAGGGGCCCCTTACTGGACGCGGCCCGAGCGGATGGACAAGAAGCTGCTAGCGGTGCCGGCCGCCAACACGGTTCGCTTCCGCTGCCCGGCTGCCGGCAACCCCACGCCATCCATCACCTGGCTGAAGAACGGCAAGGAGTTCCGGGGCGAGCACCGCATCGGAGGAATCAAG CTGCGGCACCAGCAGTGGAGCCTGGTCATGGAGAGCGTGGTGCCCTCGGACCGCGGCAACTACACGTGCGTCGTGGAGAACAAGTTTGGCAGAATCCAGCAGACCTACACCCTGGACGTGCTGG AGCGCTCTCCGCACCGGCCCATCCTCCAGGCGGGGCTGCCCGCCAACCAGACCGCCGTGCTGGGCAGCGACGTGGAGTTCCACTGCAAGGTGTACAGCGATGCCCAGCCCCACATACAATGGCTCAAGCACGTGGAGGTGAACGGCAGCAAGGTGGGGCCCGACGGCACGCCCTACGTCACCGTGCTCAAG GTGTCCTTGGAGTCCAGCTCATCCATGAGCTCCAACACACCACTGGTGCGCATCGCCCGGCTGTCCTCGGGCGAGGGCCCCACCCTGGCCAACGTCTCTGAGCTCGAGCTGCCCGCCGACCCCAAGTGGGAGCTGTCCCGGGCTCG GCTGACCCTGGGCAAGCCTCTCGGGGAGGGCTGCTTCGGCCAGGTGGTCATGGCAGAGGCCATTGGCATCGACAAGGACCGAGCTGCCAAGCCCGTCACGGTGGCCGTGAAGATGCTGAAAG ATGACGCCACGGATAAGGACTTGTCGGACCTGGTGTCCGAGATGGAGATGATGAAGATGATCGGAAAACATAAGAACATTATCAACTTGCTAGGCGCCTGCACGCAGGGCG GGCCCCTGTACGTGCTGGTGGAGTACGCGGCCAAGGGCAACCTACGGGAATACCTGCGGGCGCGGCGGCCCCCAGGCACTGACTACTCCTTCGACACCTGCCGGCTGCCCGAGGAGCAGCTCACCTTCAAAGACCTGGTGTCCTGCGCCTACCAGGTGGCGCGGGGCATGGAGTACCTGGCCTCGCAGAAG TGCATCCACAGGGACCTGGCGGCCCGCAACGTGCTGGTGACCGAGGACAACGTGATGAAAATCGCCGACTTCGGCCTGGCCCGCGACGTGCACAACCTCGACTACTACAAGAAGACAACGAAC ggCCGCCTGCCCGTGAAGTGGATGGCACCCGAGGCCTTGTTTGACCGCGTCTACACCCACCAAAGTGATGT GTGGTCCTTCGGGGTCCTGCTCTGGGAAATCTTCACGCTGGGGGGCTCGCCGTACCCTGGCATCCCCGTGGAGGAGCTCTTCAAGCTGCTGAAGGAAGGCCACCGCATGGACAAGCCGGCCAACTGCACGCATGACCT GTACATGATCATGCGTGAGTGCTGGCACGCGGCGCCCTCGCAGAGGCCCACCTTCAAGCAGCTGGTGGAGGACCTGGACCGCGCGCTCACTGTGACTTCCACCGAC GAGTACCTGGACCTGTCTGTGCCCTTCGAGCAGTACTCGCCGGGCGGCCAGGACACCCCCAGCTCCGGCTCCTCGGGGGACGACTCCGTGTTCGCTCACGACCTGCTGCCCCCGGCCCCACCCGGTAGCGGAGGCTCGCGGACGTGA
- the FGFR3 gene encoding fibroblast growth factor receptor 3 isoform X5: MGAPARALAFCVAVAVMTGAVLGSPGLEPRVARRAAEAPGPEPSPQERAFGSGDTVELSCRSPAGVPTEPTIWVKDGVGLAPSDRILVGPQRLQVLNASHEDAGAYSCRQRLSQRLLCLFSVRVTDAPSSGDDEDGDDEAEDTGVGSGAPYWTRPERMDKKLLAVPAANTVRFRCPAAGNPTPSITWLKNGKEFRGEHRIGGIKLRHQQWSLVMESVVPSDRGNYTCVVENKFGRIQQTYTLDVLERSPHRPILQAGLPANQTAVLGSDVEFHCKVYSDAQPHIQWLKHVEVNGSKVGPDGTPYVTVLKTAGANTTDKELEVLSLRNVTFEDAGEYTCLAGNSIGFSHHSAWLVVLPAEEELVEAGEAGGVFAGVLSYGLGFLLFILAVAAVTLYRLRSPPKKGLGSPAVHKVSRFPLKRQQVSLESSSSMSSNTPLVRIARLSSGEGPTLANVSELELPADPKWELSRARLTLGKPLGEGCFGQVVMAEAIGIDKDRAAKPVTVAVKMLKDDATDKDLSDLVSEMEMMKMIGKHKNIINLLGACTQGGPLYVLVEYAAKGNLREYLRARRPPGTDYSFDTCRLPEEQLTFKDLVSCAYQVARGMEYLASQKCIHRDLAARNVLVTEDNVMKIADFGLARDVHNLDYYKKTTNGRLPVKWMAPEALFDRVYTHQSDVWSFGVLLWEIFTLGGSPYPGIPVEELFKLLKEGHRMDKPANCTHDLYMIMRECWHAAPSQRPTFKQLVEDLDRALTVTSTDEYLDLSVPFEQYSPGGQDTPSSGSSGDDSVFAHDLLPPAPPGSGGSRT; the protein is encoded by the exons aTGGGCGCCCCGGCTCGCGCCCTCGCGTTTTGCGTGGCAGTGGCGGTCATGACCGGCGCCGTCCTCGGGTCCCCGGGCCTGGAGCCCCGCGTTGCACGGAGAGCGGCAG AGGCCCCAGGCCCCGAGCCCAGCCCACAGGAGCGGGCCTTTGGCAGCGGGGACACCGTGGAGCTGAGCTGCCGCTCGCCGGCGGGGGTGCCCACGGAACCCACCATCTGGGTGAAGGACGGCGTGGGCCTGGCGCCCTCGGACCGCATCCTGGTGGGGCCACAGCGGCTACAGGTGCTCAACGCCTCCCACGAGGACGCCGGGGCCTACAGCTGCCGCCAGCGCCTTTCCCAGCGGCTGCTGTGCCTCTTCAGCGTGCGCGTGACAG ACGCTCCGTCCTCGGGGGATGACGAAGATGGGGACGACGAGGCTGAGGACACAG gggtggggt CAGGGGCCCCTTACTGGACGCGGCCCGAGCGGATGGACAAGAAGCTGCTAGCGGTGCCGGCCGCCAACACGGTTCGCTTCCGCTGCCCGGCTGCCGGCAACCCCACGCCATCCATCACCTGGCTGAAGAACGGCAAGGAGTTCCGGGGCGAGCACCGCATCGGAGGAATCAAG CTGCGGCACCAGCAGTGGAGCCTGGTCATGGAGAGCGTGGTGCCCTCGGACCGCGGCAACTACACGTGCGTCGTGGAGAACAAGTTTGGCAGAATCCAGCAGACCTACACCCTGGACGTGCTGG AGCGCTCTCCGCACCGGCCCATCCTCCAGGCGGGGCTGCCCGCCAACCAGACCGCCGTGCTGGGCAGCGACGTGGAGTTCCACTGCAAGGTGTACAGCGATGCCCAGCCCCACATACAATGGCTCAAGCACGTGGAGGTGAACGGCAGCAAGGTGGGGCCCGACGGCACGCCCTACGTCACCGTGCTCAAG ACGGCGGGCGCTAACACCACCGACAAGGAGCTAGAGGTTCTCTCCTTGCGCAATGTCACCTTTGAGGACGCGGGGGAGTACACGTGTCTGGCGGGCAATTCTATCGGGTTTTCCCATCACTCTGCGTGGCTGGTGGTGCTGCCAG CCGAGGAGGAGCTGGTGGAAGCCGGTGAGGCTGGCGGTGTGTTCGCGGGCGTCCTCAGCTACGGgctgggcttcctcctcttcatccTGGCTGTGGCCGCCGTTACGCTCTACCGCCTTCGGAGTCCCCCCAAGAAGGGCCTGGGCTCGCCCGCGGTGCACAAGGTCTCCCGCTTCCCGCTCAAGCGACAG CAGGTGTCCTTGGAGTCCAGCTCATCCATGAGCTCCAACACACCACTGGTGCGCATCGCCCGGCTGTCCTCGGGCGAGGGCCCCACCCTGGCCAACGTCTCTGAGCTCGAGCTGCCCGCCGACCCCAAGTGGGAGCTGTCCCGGGCTCG GCTGACCCTGGGCAAGCCTCTCGGGGAGGGCTGCTTCGGCCAGGTGGTCATGGCAGAGGCCATTGGCATCGACAAGGACCGAGCTGCCAAGCCCGTCACGGTGGCCGTGAAGATGCTGAAAG ATGACGCCACGGATAAGGACTTGTCGGACCTGGTGTCCGAGATGGAGATGATGAAGATGATCGGAAAACATAAGAACATTATCAACTTGCTAGGCGCCTGCACGCAGGGCG GGCCCCTGTACGTGCTGGTGGAGTACGCGGCCAAGGGCAACCTACGGGAATACCTGCGGGCGCGGCGGCCCCCAGGCACTGACTACTCCTTCGACACCTGCCGGCTGCCCGAGGAGCAGCTCACCTTCAAAGACCTGGTGTCCTGCGCCTACCAGGTGGCGCGGGGCATGGAGTACCTGGCCTCGCAGAAG TGCATCCACAGGGACCTGGCGGCCCGCAACGTGCTGGTGACCGAGGACAACGTGATGAAAATCGCCGACTTCGGCCTGGCCCGCGACGTGCACAACCTCGACTACTACAAGAAGACAACGAAC ggCCGCCTGCCCGTGAAGTGGATGGCACCCGAGGCCTTGTTTGACCGCGTCTACACCCACCAAAGTGATGT GTGGTCCTTCGGGGTCCTGCTCTGGGAAATCTTCACGCTGGGGGGCTCGCCGTACCCTGGCATCCCCGTGGAGGAGCTCTTCAAGCTGCTGAAGGAAGGCCACCGCATGGACAAGCCGGCCAACTGCACGCATGACCT GTACATGATCATGCGTGAGTGCTGGCACGCGGCGCCCTCGCAGAGGCCCACCTTCAAGCAGCTGGTGGAGGACCTGGACCGCGCGCTCACTGTGACTTCCACCGAC GAGTACCTGGACCTGTCTGTGCCCTTCGAGCAGTACTCGCCGGGCGGCCAGGACACCCCCAGCTCCGGCTCCTCGGGGGACGACTCCGTGTTCGCTCACGACCTGCTGCCCCCGGCCCCACCCGGTAGCGGAGGCTCGCGGACGTGA
- the FGFR3 gene encoding fibroblast growth factor receptor 3 isoform X4, translating to MGAPARALAFCVAVAVMTGAVLGSPGLEPRVARRAAEAPGPEPSPQERAFGSGDTVELSCRSPAGVPTEPTIWVKDGVGLAPSDRILVGPQRLQVLNASHEDAGAYSCRQRLSQRLLCLFSVRVTDAPSSGDDEDGDDEAEDTGVGSGAPYWTRPERMDKKLLAVPAANTVRFRCPAAGNPTPSITWLKNGKEFRGEHRIGGIKLRHQQWSLVMESVVPSDRGNYTCVVENKFGRIQQTYTLDVLERSPHRPILQAGLPANQTAVLGSDVEFHCKVYSDAQPHIQWLKHVEVNGSKVGPDGTPYVTVLKTAGANTTDKELEVLSLRNVTFEDAGEYTCLAGNSIGFSHHSAWLVVLPAEEELVEAGEAGGVFAGVLSYGLGFLLFILAVAAVTLYRLRSPPKKGLGSPAVHKVSRFPLKRQVSLESSSSMSSNTPLVRIARLSSGEGPTLANVSELELPADPKWELSRARLTLGKPLGEGCFGQVVMAEAIGIDKDRAAKPVTVAVKMLKDDATDKDLSDLVSEMEMMKMIGKHKNIINLLGACTQGGPLYVLVEYAAKGNLREYLRARRPPGTDYSFDTCRLPEEQLTFKDLVSCAYQVARGMEYLASQKCIHRDLAARNVLVTEDNVMKIADFGLARDVHNLDYYKKTTNGRLPVKWMAPEALFDRVYTHQSDVWSFGVLLWEIFTLGGSPYPGIPVEELFKLLKEGHRMDKPANCTHDLYMIMRECWHAAPSQRPTFKQLVEDLDRALTVTSTDEYLDLSVPFEQYSPGGQDTPSSGSSGDDSVFAHDLLPPAPPGSGGSRT from the exons aTGGGCGCCCCGGCTCGCGCCCTCGCGTTTTGCGTGGCAGTGGCGGTCATGACCGGCGCCGTCCTCGGGTCCCCGGGCCTGGAGCCCCGCGTTGCACGGAGAGCGGCAG AGGCCCCAGGCCCCGAGCCCAGCCCACAGGAGCGGGCCTTTGGCAGCGGGGACACCGTGGAGCTGAGCTGCCGCTCGCCGGCGGGGGTGCCCACGGAACCCACCATCTGGGTGAAGGACGGCGTGGGCCTGGCGCCCTCGGACCGCATCCTGGTGGGGCCACAGCGGCTACAGGTGCTCAACGCCTCCCACGAGGACGCCGGGGCCTACAGCTGCCGCCAGCGCCTTTCCCAGCGGCTGCTGTGCCTCTTCAGCGTGCGCGTGACAG ACGCTCCGTCCTCGGGGGATGACGAAGATGGGGACGACGAGGCTGAGGACACAG gggtggggt CAGGGGCCCCTTACTGGACGCGGCCCGAGCGGATGGACAAGAAGCTGCTAGCGGTGCCGGCCGCCAACACGGTTCGCTTCCGCTGCCCGGCTGCCGGCAACCCCACGCCATCCATCACCTGGCTGAAGAACGGCAAGGAGTTCCGGGGCGAGCACCGCATCGGAGGAATCAAG CTGCGGCACCAGCAGTGGAGCCTGGTCATGGAGAGCGTGGTGCCCTCGGACCGCGGCAACTACACGTGCGTCGTGGAGAACAAGTTTGGCAGAATCCAGCAGACCTACACCCTGGACGTGCTGG AGCGCTCTCCGCACCGGCCCATCCTCCAGGCGGGGCTGCCCGCCAACCAGACCGCCGTGCTGGGCAGCGACGTGGAGTTCCACTGCAAGGTGTACAGCGATGCCCAGCCCCACATACAATGGCTCAAGCACGTGGAGGTGAACGGCAGCAAGGTGGGGCCCGACGGCACGCCCTACGTCACCGTGCTCAAG ACGGCGGGCGCTAACACCACCGACAAGGAGCTAGAGGTTCTCTCCTTGCGCAATGTCACCTTTGAGGACGCGGGGGAGTACACGTGTCTGGCGGGCAATTCTATCGGGTTTTCCCATCACTCTGCGTGGCTGGTGGTGCTGCCAG CCGAGGAGGAGCTGGTGGAAGCCGGTGAGGCTGGCGGTGTGTTCGCGGGCGTCCTCAGCTACGGgctgggcttcctcctcttcatccTGGCTGTGGCCGCCGTTACGCTCTACCGCCTTCGGAGTCCCCCCAAGAAGGGCCTGGGCTCGCCCGCGGTGCACAAGGTCTCCCGCTTCCCGCTCAAGCGACAG GTGTCCTTGGAGTCCAGCTCATCCATGAGCTCCAACACACCACTGGTGCGCATCGCCCGGCTGTCCTCGGGCGAGGGCCCCACCCTGGCCAACGTCTCTGAGCTCGAGCTGCCCGCCGACCCCAAGTGGGAGCTGTCCCGGGCTCG GCTGACCCTGGGCAAGCCTCTCGGGGAGGGCTGCTTCGGCCAGGTGGTCATGGCAGAGGCCATTGGCATCGACAAGGACCGAGCTGCCAAGCCCGTCACGGTGGCCGTGAAGATGCTGAAAG ATGACGCCACGGATAAGGACTTGTCGGACCTGGTGTCCGAGATGGAGATGATGAAGATGATCGGAAAACATAAGAACATTATCAACTTGCTAGGCGCCTGCACGCAGGGCG GGCCCCTGTACGTGCTGGTGGAGTACGCGGCCAAGGGCAACCTACGGGAATACCTGCGGGCGCGGCGGCCCCCAGGCACTGACTACTCCTTCGACACCTGCCGGCTGCCCGAGGAGCAGCTCACCTTCAAAGACCTGGTGTCCTGCGCCTACCAGGTGGCGCGGGGCATGGAGTACCTGGCCTCGCAGAAG TGCATCCACAGGGACCTGGCGGCCCGCAACGTGCTGGTGACCGAGGACAACGTGATGAAAATCGCCGACTTCGGCCTGGCCCGCGACGTGCACAACCTCGACTACTACAAGAAGACAACGAAC ggCCGCCTGCCCGTGAAGTGGATGGCACCCGAGGCCTTGTTTGACCGCGTCTACACCCACCAAAGTGATGT GTGGTCCTTCGGGGTCCTGCTCTGGGAAATCTTCACGCTGGGGGGCTCGCCGTACCCTGGCATCCCCGTGGAGGAGCTCTTCAAGCTGCTGAAGGAAGGCCACCGCATGGACAAGCCGGCCAACTGCACGCATGACCT GTACATGATCATGCGTGAGTGCTGGCACGCGGCGCCCTCGCAGAGGCCCACCTTCAAGCAGCTGGTGGAGGACCTGGACCGCGCGCTCACTGTGACTTCCACCGAC GAGTACCTGGACCTGTCTGTGCCCTTCGAGCAGTACTCGCCGGGCGGCCAGGACACCCCCAGCTCCGGCTCCTCGGGGGACGACTCCGTGTTCGCTCACGACCTGCTGCCCCCGGCCCCACCCGGTAGCGGAGGCTCGCGGACGTGA